DNA from Eucalyptus grandis isolate ANBG69807.140 chromosome 5, ASM1654582v1, whole genome shotgun sequence:
GCTAAGATAAGTAAAACAATGCTACATCATCATCCACATCATGGCGAGACGACGATTCTTCATTATCTATATACCGATAGTTAATTTCAAATGCAATAGACTTTTGAGCTTCGAATATTTTAGGATCttcattgaatttgatttcataaGTTAAGAGAGCTCCAATAAGTTCATCCGAATCCAAGAATTGAAGTATTTGAGCTTCAGGAATTGATATTTTCACGTAAGTCCATTCTATTGGTAATGCTCGAAATATCTTGCTTGTATGATTCTCATTTTTGTAGATCTTGCCATGCATGGCAAGTCCACCCATGATGTACCTGTAGAGCACGAATATTTCCTTTGTGTGTTCATGGAACTCTCCATTTTGAATGTCTCATGATCTCCAAGCAATATGTTCATCTTGGTCTGTTTAAGCATCGGTGCCTTCGTAGACATATCCCAAATTTCCTCTGCCGACCTAAaagaataaattatattaaagtCAATagtgtaaaacataaaaaatcatcatgcggAAGCCAGGATCAATTAAaaacaaacctccagccattgttcgtATTCACGTTCGTCGAATGtcttgaaaaatcaagaaaataatagGCACACTCTACTAACCAAATTTCCTcacgtactgatggtgtattctaaatgtgaggattttgtgttagaccttgtgatcacccgtcagaaatgaacgtacgttcctTTTTATATCCCGTCTCCCATCAAGAACGGTCACCAAATgggcggttgtcacgaaaggGTACGAAGCATGGAAAACTTCATGTCGAATAGTCGCAAccttttaagagaaaatttaggtctaaaatgtgggatcacaaaaaataaataacattctcccacttgatcccatcattttcatcatacggATTATTCAACTAATTCCACGAAAACTTTATGcttaagaaaagaaacaaaaatacatggatcatggcgacatgtcttctaagagtgagtaatatcttccatgtatcacaatgcatcttatttcttcaatgtcagcctatatgtgacaacatatcttaatgaataaaccccaTGTTTATTCCAAAACCaaggataaatgttattctcataaacaacaaaatgtgtacaccaaaattgagaatcaacattacaactgaataagagtttcatacaacaaaaaATCGTTCATATGACGACAAATTACATGATGGGACCTATTCCCATACTAGTTACATGATCGTTATACTTCATTGGTGGCACGCCTTTAGTTAAGGATCGGCTATCATCAATTAAGTGCTAATGTGTTcaatgaccactttattctccttaacacgttcccttatggctaaatacttaatgtcgatatgcttacttcgactgccacttttggcatttttagccataaaaaccgcagctgaattgtcacaatatattcttaatggcctagaaatagaatcaacaattctaagctcagaaatgaaactcttcaaccatacaccatgcgaggtagcctcaaaacaagaaacgaactcagcctccatagtggaagtagcagtcaaagtctgcttggcacttctccatgacacggctccgtcagctaacataaaaatgtatccagatgttgattttcgtgaatcaacGCAGCCCACGAAGTCCGCATCCGAATAACCGACCACTTCCAGGTTGTTAGTCCgtctatacataagcatatagtctttgataccttgaaggtatctcatcactttctttgtaGCTCTCCAGTGGTCTAAACCTAGATTACTCtgatatcttcccaacattcccacagcaaaagcgatgtcaggtcgagtgcaaacctgagtatacatcaagcttccaacaacaGAAGTATATGGAATGTTGtacatttgttccctttctagatagttcttcgggcattggttcaaattgaacctgtCACCTTTCACAATAggtgctatacttggtgaacaatctttcatccgaaatctctctaggaccttattgatataggtttattgagatagtcctaaaatgcctcgaggtctatctctatggatcttaatgccaatgacataagatgcctcacccatatctttcatgtcaaaactcttagagagaaattgtttcccctcatgtagcaaccccttatcattggttgcaagtagtatatcatccacatacagtacaaggaaacaaattttgctcccactaaccttctggtatatacattgatccatgacattctctacaaaaccgaatgaagagatgacTTCATGAAACCTTAAGTAGCAttggcgggatgcttgtttcaagccatatatagatttcttaagcttgcacaccaaatgctcacctttactagaggagaatccttcaggttgtttcatgtaaacctcctcctctagttctccattgaggaacgccgttttcacatccatctgatgtaattccatatcaaaatgggcaaccaaagccaaaacaatacgaagagaatctttcttagatataGGAGAAAAAGTCTCCATGTAATCGATTccttccttttgagtgaatcctttggcaacaagtctagctttatatctttcaatgttacccaataaatccttcttagttttgaagacccatttacaaccaatggccttcACACCATTAGGTAACTCAACCAAATCCCAGACTTTGTTAGatgccatagaactcatctcttccttcatggcattgtaccacaaattggatttatcactacccatggcttgtgaaaacgtTTTGGGATCATTCTCAGCTCCAATATTGTAGTcagactcttgtaaatacacaatataatcactaggaatagcctatttctttattctagaagatcttctcaatgttgcatcaacattctcttgaggagcgtgttgctcaactggttgttcaacagtttccggtaattgctgaacaactggatctactagatcaatattagcaggttgtggaacttcaacgattggttgttcaatagccGGTTGAACTGAAGGGACATTATGAGCAACAACCAATCTTAAACTTGAGGTGGAAGGTTGAGTATCTGTATGATCTTTCTTAGGATCAAGATCCTTCGATCGATCGCTCCCAttgatcaagtcattttcaagaaatttagcgtttcttgattccacaatcctaATGGTGTGAGACGGACAATAAAACCTATATCCCTTAGACAtttcggcatatccaatgaaatacccacttatggtccttgggtccaacttcttttcttgtggattataAACTCTCACTTCAGACGGGCATCCCCAAACGCGCACATGATGCAAACTCGGTTTTCaacctttaaataactcaaaaggttTCTTTGGGATAGCCTTGGTcggaactcggtttaatatgtacactgcCGTCTTAAGTGCTTCAGTCCATAAGAATTTATGAAGTTTGGAGGTGCTAAGCATACTACGCACCATATCTAATAAGGTCcgatttcttctttccgctACGCCATTTTGGTCCGGAGAACCAAGCATagtatattgggcaactatcccatgctcttgaagaaatcttgcaaatggaccaggtgtttgtccatcttcagtgtatctaccatagaattctccACCCCTATatgatctcacgatcttaatttgcttatcgcattgtttctctacttccgccttaaataccttaaaggcatctaatgcttcatacttattatgaatcaaatagagataCATGTAacgtgagtaatcatctatgaaagagatgaagtatTTTTTACCACATGAGTCCATATCCGGACTACAAATATCCGtgtgtatgatttctaatatttatgtactcctcttggcacatttctttgtcttgttagtctgctttccctttatgcagtccacaagtatcacaatcaataaaatctaaagtaccgagtactccatcatttactaatcgcttaattctttctatggagatatgtctCAATCTCCaatgccacaacatagaggaatgttctttcacaacacatcgtttcAAACCAACTTTATAATGAACATGCATCGCATCATAATAGGCAttatcttgtaaattaattcgaaaaagaccatcagacaaagtaccactcccgataattttagatttaaatgataaacaaaagtttgaatctgaaaagttaaaagaatatcccaaaggtacaagtcttgaaactgaaattaagtttctagaaaaactatgaacataaaaggtcttttccaaatttaaaacaaaaccactattgagaactagtctatatgtcccaatagcttccacatgcgaacgcatcttgtttcctgaatagatgctttgttcacttcccactggcttcctgtggttttgaaaaccctgcaaggaattcaaaatatggattgtagatccaaaatcaatccaccaagtgttgtgacttacatcagtcatattagattcataacaaacacaagagattggattacctttcttctcgagccaagccttaaatttgacacaatcctTCCTTATATGCCCCTTCTGTTTACAGAAGAAACacttggattctttcttaatgtcaacttggggaggtattttaccttttcccttatgcttgccatagcccttattctttccttatgttgccaaatgagcactttctcccaattccataaccagtctttcttcctcttgaacacacatggtcatgagttcattaatagaccatttattcttatgtgtgttataagagatcttgaaaggtgTATACTGTTGTGGGAGAGTGTTCAAAATATAATACACAAGGAAGGATTCAAATATCTCAACCTCAATGTTCTTAAGCTGAGCTGCAATGttcctcatttgcatgatgtgctcacgcacacctctaacactagtgagcttcaatgatgaaaatttcataatcagGGTCATGGCATGTGCTTTCTCAGAACTTTCAAACTGCGCATCTATGGCCTCCaataaagccttagcattgATATGCTGAGCAACCAAACCGCGAATACTAGGAGATATCTTAGCTCTTATAAACATGGCACAAACGTGGTTGGACCGCCCCCATTAGTTATAAAGAGCTATCTCATCTGGAGTGCTCGAATCAGTAAGAGCAGGTGGTTcgtctttccttatagcatagtcaatgtccatccaccccaattgaagaagaactgactcattccaaactttatagttctcaccattcagtatgggaacatcaaacttaaattcagagaaattcacaggttgcgaaactgcatatcaaataatcatgcttatgtcacaaaatttgaggcaaatataaataaatcatgttttaccaatgtaaacatgtcacaatatgaatcacataacataaaaactacctgtgggctaagtttttaatttaaatagattcataattacttcataaagaaactaccatattatatgccttttcttaattcctctaggtaaattaagaaaaataatatgatatttcatcctaattaatcatattaatataatgaaaattcctgtgggataaaattcatcatattaatataattaattacaattaatgTCCATTTCTTAATATGATCCAGgcttttattatataatttaattaattaaagatgttgtggctactctctaattaattaaatatatggaccattggacatttaatttcatgcataaaatattcttaaaaatgcataaaatgacataataataaataaataaagggatatgttcagcagaagtcctaaaacttgtcaagaaagtgcaattgagtcctaaaacttacaaaaagtgcaatcaagtcctaaaacttgtcaagttggttcaattcagtcctaaagttaacaccgtcaaaAAAGTTAACGgaattgctgacgtggcgctgacataatattttaaatgaattttttattatatatggctttttaaaattatttttattcaaaatctttaaaaataagataaaaaattaaaaaggaaaagctaaatttattttaaaaaacataactattaaaaataaaaataaaaaggccgGTGGAGCTTCCGcggccgcccatcgccggaggggccggcgatgGCCGCCGAGGACGATGATGATTGCCGACCACGGGCGGGGTGACCGGCCCTCGCCGAGCGAGGTCTCGTCGGCCCTGGTGAGGGTCGGCCACCCCGCCGGAGTCGGGCGAGGACGCCCGGATCTAGGCACGCCGCCCCCCGCGATGGCCGGCCGGAGCCTCGTGGGGGCCGGCAACCATCGGCCCGGGTCGGCGatgctcgcccggatctaggcgagcggGCGTCGTCCGACGAGGCCCCGTCGGACGAGTTCGAGGGGGAGGAGCGACCGCGGCTCGACGAGCCGGCcaacgaggaggacgaggaggagctcGAGGCCGTCGCCCGCTCCACCAGGCTCGCGACGAGGACGACATCGCCCCGCCGCCGACGATGACGAGAATGGCgaagccgaggaggaggaggaccatGAGGTTCGGTTGCTCGGcgccccggatccgggcgagcatCGCCGACCCCGGCGAGGGGGCcgaggcctcgcccaaggcgAGTGATGGTCGCCGACcccgcgagggccggcgagaCCTCGCCCACGGCGTGCCCGGGAGGGCATCATCGGGCGAGGTCTCGCCGGCCCTGCGGGGCCGGCGACCATCGCTCGCCCGGGCGAAGACCGCCACCCGCCCGGGGCCAGCAACCGTCACCGCCCGtccggcggccgtcgcccgccCCTCCGGCAATGGGCGGCGGCAAAAGCTCCACCGGCagccttttttgtttttatttttaatatttttgtttttttaaataaatttagcttttccttttaaaatttttatcttatttttaaagattttgaataaaaataatataaaaaagccatatatataataaaaaaattcatttaaaatattatgtcaCGCCACATCACACCACGTCGCAATTCTATTAACTTTtttgacggtgttaactttaggactgaattgaaccaacttgacaagttttaggacttgattgcactttttgtaagttttaggactcaattgcactttcttgacaagttttaggagtTTTGCTGAACATATCccataaataaatacatcaagggcagaacagtaaataaGTAAATCACCCAAGGGTaagattgcaaaaaaaaaaaaaacatgaaaatttgaGGCATAATCGTAAAAAGAGACGCGCGGATGAGATGTCAGGCGCGTGCCTAGCACGCGCCTATTCCCGCGGCAGGCGCGTGGTCCGCACACGCGCGGTTTAGCGCGCGGGCGCGTGCCCCGCACGCACGCCGTTCAGTGCGCGGGCGCGTGCCCACACGCACGCCGTTCAGCGCGCAGGCGCGTGCAACGGCAACTGCCGCGCGTGTGGATCCCACGCGCGCAGCGGTTGAGCGCGTCGCGCGTGGATTCCACGCGCCCGCAACCGCAGTGCGTGCGTGGGCTCCAcacgccttcttcctcgcgcgaACAGAAGTCTTTCCGTCGATTTTACGCCGTTTTCCGCCGCGCTTTCGCCgccgtttcttctccggcagcccatcccaaacagaaataaataatgggttttgaagagcatgccGGCACGACTACATGGGTTCAAGTTTCGGCGAAAATGAGCAAAAATTGGCCCCAAAATTAGacgaaaatttcccaaaacacaATTCCTTCAAGCACCGCGACTTCCGCCGCCcgattagcctccggcgaaCACCAATATGCCGAAATAACTCATGGCTAATATTCCTAATGGCGGTGCGACCGTGCGGGTCCGAAATTAAAGGGTGGGTCACCGGAATTTGCCCGGAATTTGGGAGTTTCTCTGTTGGCCTCAAAATCCGAAGTTACTATTCATGTTCAAAAATGCCCGAAAATACACCAAAAATTCGagaaaaacaaggcagaggcactaaacatgctttgataccaaatgtaaaacataaaaattcatCATGCGGAAGCCAGATCAATTAAaaacaaacctccagccattatTCGTATTCACGTTCGTCGAAtgtcctgaaaaatcaagaaaataatagGCACGCTCTACTAACCAAATTTCCTcacgtactgatggtgtattctaaATATGAGGATTTTGTGTTAGATCTTGTGATCACCCGTCAGAAATAAACGTACGTTCCTTTTTATATCCCGTCTCCCATAAAAAACGGTCACCAAATGGGCGGTTGTCACGAAAAGGTACGAAGCATGGAAAAACTTCATGTCAAATAGTCGTAAccttttaagagaaaatttgggtctaaaatgtgggatcacaaaaaataaataacaaataggCGTTAAAGCACAATACAAATATGTACGACTTTTGATTTTAGACAAATTCTCTCGTTTCTTTCGCAATCTGTGTAGAATTAGCTGCGAGTATCGAATCAGCAGCTTACCCTCTTTGTGGAATGTATGAACCTCTTTCGATAACAATCCATAACGCATAGTCTGTGGATTgaataaacattttcatcatgcATTTCCAATAAGTATAATTAGCTCCTTCAAACTTAGGAGGTTGAATAATAGAATGTGCTCCGCAAAAATAAGCTCCCGTAAAGTTAGccataaaagatttttttgcttttgaccAACTTGCTCCGATGCCAATTGAAGAGGCTATCACAACAATTGAAATGAGGGTGAATAGATTGTTTTAAGAAACCTTACTCTTTTTCACAAAATGTTTGCAAATACACTTGTGTAGAAACTTATGCAGATGCGGAAGATTCTAACCAACAGTTAGTAAAAGATTTGTGCGACAAATTCCGGCTGACAAGGTCAATCTAAACTTCGAGGAATTACGAGACCTTCATTAGACATAAGGTCCCAAACAAAAGACCAAAAATTACACAATCTTGATGATTAATTCTTTCTCCGGATTACATCTATCAGCCTAACATCACaatcaaattgaaaacaaaGAGCTGATTAAAGATGATGATTATCCTAAGACATCTGACATGTTCAACTTATCAACTCGTTGCGTTGTGAAAGAAGCATCGCAACTTTTACTAACTTTCTTTCTCAGCATAGAGTGTACGATATGGTTTCTTCATTCCTTCCGTTAGCTGAACGACATGGGAgctaagaaaacaaaattttgccAATCTCATAAACTAATACAATACCTAGTATCCATCTTTAACACCAGAATAAAAATCTCATTTAAAGCATATCTTTGTAAGTACGATGCATCGAGTTCCTCGACTCATCGTGCAAATACATTTCAAATcacttatcaaaagaaaattacaatattctgAATGAAGATTACAATGGAAACTTATTAGAATGATCCAAAATTGCGAATCTCCAATACTAGTATACATATGAGCTCAAAGCAAACGGCGTCATGATTAAAGCCCAGAACAAGGAGGCATGTGTTGGGGAGGCGGAAGCATCTTCTGATCCTTGTTTGGCCCCTCTCCGACGATGAGGACGGTGTCCATTCCCCAGCTTGCATGGCGTTCTAAGTGACAGTGCATGAACCACACTCCTACAAGCATACATGAAAGAATAATCTGTCAATTATGCATTCACATACATGACTAAAGTCATGCACAGCTAATGGCAAAATGGATAAGAACAATATTTTTCTATGCGTTTCTGCCGATGAGTCATAGTACCTGGATTATTGGCTTTGAATCTGATCGCTGTCCACCCGTTTTTGGGGAGTCCAACAGTGTTAATATAGGGCGGATCCACTGTATTATACTGCGACACATAGGAGTCGCTGAAATTTCCATCGCCCATTCCAACGACATAAAAGCTATAGCCGTGCAAATGCATGGGGTGATTCTCCGCTGCTCCGAAGTTGGTCCCTTGGAATCTTATTTCGACCTCCTCGTTATACTTAATCATCAACACTTTGGTGCTCACAAAGGCAGCTTCCCCTAGGGCCGAAACGTTTCCGGTGTAGTCGAACACAAAAGGTGGTTTATCCGGAAAAGTTTTGTTGTACACTCCATTTATATTGCTGCACACACCACGCAAACATAACGTTATAGACACATTTGGATGTTGAATTACGCCTTCGTTCCAAGAAAATGAAGGTTTCAACCAATTAAATTGGTTCGGTTTGGAAAACATTTCAACTAGAATAAACTATATTggtttaaaaaatattcaatccAAACAAATAGGATCAAAGTTGGTAGGTCTAGCGATTTACTTACTTGTAGTATGCTTGCAGAATGCTAATCGACGGAGTCGAAAAACTTATGTTGTTCAAGCTTGCTGAATGCATAGAGCCCTGTGGACCAAGACATGTTTTATTAGTAGGACATGGCTGTTGATTCACGGACACTGTGATCGTAATGTTCCTAGTGATTTTGGTCGGAACCGTGGACAGATGTTCTTTGCTGTTCAAACTCCTCAACTGGATAGTGAAATTTCCAGCGTCGCTCTTGTTGGTAAAACCTGGAAGCTCAGGTAACGCAGGAGTCTCTGAGTGGTTATAACTACCGCTGTATTGGAATATCCCCCTCGTGACATTTTCATTGGACGGGGCATTGGTGTCCACAAACGGACTAAATAGCATGTAGTAGCGACCGGGTCTTTGGTTCGCAGTGACCAAAACGTCCATTGTTTGACCAGGAGTTATCATGAGGTAATTAGTCTTAAGTGGCTTCAAATAAGCTCCATCCATTCCGACTACGGTGAGATTGTGCTTGGCTATGCCAAAGAACATCTCTTCGTTCATCCCAGAGTGGATTATTCGAAAGAGATACGTTTTTCCTTGCATGACTGTTATATTGTACATCaaacctgcaaaagaaaaggaaaacaccTTATTaacaaacaggaaaaaaaaaacttttcttttttaaaaatagtatGTATCACGCTCATATATACACACTAGAATTAGTACCATTAGAGCATGGATAAGTGTCTCCAGGTTGACCATTGATGGTATAGGCCACAGACAAGTCTGGATCGCCTCCAGTAGCAAGAGCCTCATCAATTATGGCCTTCGTATCTCTCGCATACCATTCAGCTACATGCCAAATTATAGTTTTgttaagaaaaacaaacaaaatgttATTTGGGCGTAGGtgaaaaacttatttatttcatttaagtTGGTTGAAATTAGATTACCAATCACAATTGTGTGTTGTTCATCAAACTTGTAAGGGTAGTTGGTGTCGCCAACGGGCAAAATGATTATAGGGCCATGTACAGTTGCACGTGTCCAATCACTATGAGCATGCCACCATAGCGTGccttcttcttcggtgagaaTGACTTTCTGAAGGAAGCTTGAGTTTGTAGGGATTGGGCATTGTGTGATGTTCTCCGGGCCATCAGACCAAGGATACCTTATTTGTCTCACTCCATGCCTGCATGTGTGGACAATAttaggaaggagagagaggaggggggctTAAGGGTGGAGGAAGGGTGGTTTTATTTTTACCAATGAATAGTGACTCCGTAAGGTCCTATGTTGGTAACATTGACGTAGATGGTATCACCCTTGTGAGCACGGATCTCCGGCCCCGGAAACAAACCATTCACGGTCAATACAGTCCGATTCGTCTCACACAACATGTCAATGGGTGTCTCCTTCACCTACCACAGATAAAAATCATCCTATGAAACTTGGGCTGTCATACATCTAACACAATCTCTCTTATTAAATTGATGCAAGAATCGTTTCGCCGCATCCTTATTTACCAGTAACATTATTTAATTCAAAGGACCTAGCTGAAGTTTCTTCTGGAGTGAAAGACTCCAAATGGGGTTGAAAACCATATCCAAAAAGAATAAGTTAATAAATCATACAACTGTAGAAATTTGCGGGATACTACTAAACtgtcaagaaattgaaaataagtTGATTCTTACATGGAATATTCTAATATGATAACATTTACGAATTATGAGATTATGGTCAAATGTAACGCTCCTAAAGGAGTCTAAAACTCGTAACGAATGCGCCAATAGTCACTAAATGTTCTATATGGCCTGAAATTGACATGCCTAAAGTGCTCAAGAACGGATGTTCCTACTTACCACGAAATCATAGTAGAGGACTTTGCCTTGAGCTATGCAAAAGAGCAGGGTCAAGGTGAACGCATACCCTAGAAATGtccccatcctctctctctctctctctctcggagaACTTGTACCAATCACTTGATATGTTCTCTTTCTACTTGTGACCTTCCCCTTCCATGGAAAGGGGCAATTTATAGGAAATTTCTTTCAGTGTTTAGCAGTCGCTGTCTCAGTAACGTGAGCCGCCGTAGTGCCCACAGAAACGTGCCCT
Protein-coding regions in this window:
- the LOC104447691 gene encoding laccase-14-like, producing MGTFLGYAFTLTLLFCIAQGKVLYYDFVVKETPIDMLCETNRTVLTVNGLFPGPEIRAHKGDTIYVNVTNIGPYGVTIHWHGVRQIRYPWSDGPENITQCPIPTNSSFLQKVILTEEEGTLWWHAHSDWTRATVHGPIIILPVGDTNYPYKFDEQHTIVIAEWYARDTKAIIDEALATGGDPDLSVAYTINGQPGDTYPCSNGLMYNITVMQGKTYLFRIIHSGMNEEMFFGIAKHNLTVVGMDGAYLKPLKTNYLMITPGQTMDVLVTANQRPGRYYMLFSPFVDTNAPSNENVTRGIFQYSGSYNHSETPALPELPGFTNKSDAGNFTIQLRSLNSKEHLSTVPTKITRNITITVSVNQQPCPTNKTCLGPQGSMHSASLNNISFSTPSISILQAYYNNINGVYNKTFPDKPPFVFDYTGNVSALGEAAFVSTKVLMIKYNEEVEIRFQGTNFGAAENHPMHLHGYSFYVVGMGDGNFSDSYVSQYNTVDPPYINTVGLPKNGWTAIRFKANNPGVWFMHCHLERHASWGMDTVLIVGEGPNKDQKMLPPPQHMPPCSGL